From Anopheles darlingi chromosome 2, idAnoDarlMG_H_01, whole genome shotgun sequence, the proteins below share one genomic window:
- the LOC125959393 gene encoding hemicentin-2-like, producing the protein MDINMPYGSMLIITNASALMVGRYYCVHSENQQEDLDEMEAENVANSIYVYVDDPHQLVVPHPVKSYNNSEGVVVLCKPSHPEVELELCDFNYERCVTTLDPTKGFFLQGGAYNRTAEFYCYANGMKHTAKLDINNEEGLIKPTIYSNVGDYVPIGTTVHLTCSYQEYLDRNVEISWKTLPSYQPSEIDETIFVGNQTRTSMNEQTLPYLFKRDLIIENVTLAHKRTYRCEVFDDKNNTYYHNFKLQVRETPDDFVILSTAHDRRSIQRMLNENGETTPIEIKIRYKAFPSRISYEWFRDETGIIHSNNDKTDEYKMEVTEDSIKLRIKRPKMHHSDLYTVAAKAGTASANFSIVVDVCGKPSLKMDSIKAVEGDFMSFQCLAESNPSTTTISFLFQPCKKVPWGNCSIVNDTDAGWQEGTDEVYGINWSSATHRLITNTPGILYCKASNWDGDATTQAYLMLEKVSNFMVLEIIQPKGNITVGDDVTLHCSVVSLGNIVSMVFEHNGGEYQGTVMQNDSLILKMELTLFDVQLSDAGDIHCFVIYLINKEPQMRRLINMEVTEGIAPYLQSGDMDQTIVVDVLKPINLECDVVGVPEPSITWLKDGAPFVYNLSNPTDMTAITIQYAIPTQSGLYECIAENKMGNITITKNVTVRIPEITRNQPLIYVTVVLLMLTITLKSLLLYVKIKQTSRDSNVAVDHLQIVPPFDSSE; encoded by the exons ATGGATATCAACATGCCTTATGGTAGCATGCTTATCATAACGAATGCATCTGCATTGATGGTTGGCCGCTACTACTGTGTGCATTCCGAGAACCAACAGGAAGATCTAGAcgaaatggaagcagaaaacgtAGCCAACAGCATCTACGTGTATGTTGACGATCCTCACCAGCTCGTGGTACCACATCCTGTGAAATCTTATAATAATAGCGAGGGAGTCGTTGTTCTCTGTAAACCGTCACATCCGGAAGTGGAGTTGGAACTGTGTGACTTTAACTACGAA CGCTGCGTTACAACTTTAGATCCAACaaaaggtttttttcttcaaggTGGTGCTTACAATCGAACTGCTGAGTTTTATTGTTACGCTAATGGCATGAAACATACCGCTAAGCTTGACATAAACAATGAAG AAGGTTTGATAAAACCCACCATCTACAGCAACGTCGGAGATTATGTACCAATTGGCACAACAGTTCATCTTACCTGCAGCTATCAGGAGTATTTAGATAGAAACGTTGAAATATCGTGGAAAACACTTCCTAGCTACCAGCCCAGCGAAATT GATGAAACAATATTTGTGGGAAACCAAACAAGAACCTCTATGAACGAACAGACTCTTCCCTATCTTTTCAAGCGGGATCTTATTATTGAAAATGTTACCCTAGCCCACAAAAGAACCTACCGATGCGAAGTTTTTGATGATAAAAACAATACATATTACCATAATTTTAAGCTGCAAGTTCGTGAAACTCCTGATGATTTCGTCATACTGAGCACAGCTCACGACCGAAGAAGCATCCAGCGAATGTTAAACGAAAATGGAGAGACTACTccaattgaaattaaaatccGGTATAAAGCGTTCCCCTCCCGTATTAGCTATGAATGGTTCAGAGATGAAACTGGCATCATACACAGCAATAACGATAAAACAGACGAATACAAAATGGAAGTAACGGAAGACTCCATCAAACTAAGAATCAAACGTCCGAAGATGCATCATTCAGACTTGTATACAGTCGCGGCTAAAGCAGGAACTGCGAGTGCGAATTTTTCCATCGTGGTTGATGTTTGTG GCAAACCTTCCTTGAAAATGGATAGTATAAAAGCCGTCGAAGGTGACTTTATGTCTTTTCAATGTTTGGCCGAGTCTAATCCATCAACGACTACGATAAGTTTCCTGTTTCAGCCATGTAAGAAGGTTCCCTGGGGAAACTGTTCGATTGTGAATGACACAGACGCAGGATGGCAA GAAGGAACAGATGAGGTATATGGTATCAACTGGTCATCAGCAACACACAGACTAATCACCAATACCCCAGGGATTCTATACTGCAAGGCTAGCAATTGGGATGGGGATGCAACGACGCAGGCCTATTTGATGTTGGAAAAAGTTTCCAATTTTATGGTACTGGAAATAATTCAACCTAAAGGGAATATCACTGTTGGAGATGATGTTACTTTGCACTGTTCAGTAGTTTCTCTCGGGAACATTGTTAGCATGGTATTCGAGCATAATGGAGGGGAATACCAAGGCACCGTGATGCAAAACGATTCGCTTATTCTCAAAATGGAACTCACACTATTTGATGTTCAGCTAAGCGACGCGGGAGATATCCATTGTTTTGTGATCTACCTGATTAACAAGGAGCCCCAAATGCGAAGATTGATTAATATGGAAGTGACAGAAGGAATCGCTCCTTACTTGCAATCAGGCGATATGGATCAGACCATAGTCGTTGACGTTTTGAAACCCATTAATCTCGAGTGTGATGTCGTTGGAGTACCTGAACCTTCGATAACCTGGTTAAAAGATGGAGCACCTTTCGTATACAATCTGAGCAATCCAACAGACATGACTGCGATCACCATTCAATATGCTATACCAACACAGTCGGGGCTCTACGAATGCATTGCAGAAAATAAAATGGGAAATATTACGATAACAAAGAATGTTACCGTACGAA TTCCAGAAATCACAAGGAACCAGCCGCTAATTTATGTCACGGTGGTGCTTCTCATGCTGACAATAACGTTAAAATCGCTGCTCCTCTACGTaaagataaaacaaacatcaagAGATTCAAATGTTGCAGTTGACCATTTGCAAATTGTGCCTCCATTTGATTCATCGGAATAA